CGGCGTGCGCGCTGGTGCGCCTGCCGGTCTCGGCGGCGATCTGCTCGGCGAGCGCCTCGCAGCTGTCCTTCTTCCGCGACACCACGGCCACGTCCGCGCCGGCGGCGGCGAACGCGATCGCGATCTCCCGGCCCAGCCCGCGGGACCCGCCCGTGACCAGAGCCGTGCGGCCCGCGAGCGGCAGGTCCGTCAGCGCGGTCGCGCGTGCCGCGCTGACCGACCGCGCGACCGGCCTCTCCCCCGATGTGCTCATCTCGGTATGTCCTTCCATGTCACGTTGCGGTCGGCGCGTGGTTCGGGCGGCAGGCCCAGCAGCCGTTCGGCGATCACCGTGCGCTGCACCTCGTCGGTGCCGCCGGCGATCCGGTACCCGGGCGCACCCAGGAAGTGCTCGGTCCAGCGGTAGGTGCCGTCACCGGCGTCGGCCACCAGACGCGGGCCGAGCACCACGGCGGCGGCATCGGAGACCAGCTTGAGCCGGTGCGCCCAGGCCAGCTTGCGCACTGAGCTGAGCGCCCCGGGCTCGCCGCCGGACAGGCGGGTCTCGCGGTCCCGCTGGGCGGAGACCGCGGCGACCTTCTCCGCCGCCCAGACTTCGGCGAGCATCCGCCGCACGTCCGGGTCGCCGGTGCGCCCCAGCCGGCGGGCGTCCTCGGCCAGCTGCGCATAGCCGCCGCCGAGGTCGGCGTTGGCGCCGGAGTGACCCCGTTCGAACCCGAGGGTCGCGAGCGTGACACCCCAGCCGCCGCCGACCTCGCCCAGCCGCAGCGAATCGGGAATGCGGACGTCGTCGAGGAACACCTCGCAGAACGACGAGCCGCCCGACATCTGCCGCAACGGGCGCACCTGCACACCGGGGGTGTCCATCGGCAACAGGAAAGCGGTGAGCCCCTTGTGCTTGGGCACGTCCGGGTCGGTCCGGGTGATCAGTTCGCCCCAGCCGGCGAACTGCGCGCCCGAGCTCCACACCTTCTGGCCGTTGACGACCCAGTCGTCGCCGTCACGCACCGCGCGGGTGGCCAGCCCCGCCAGATCGGAGCCGGCCGAGGGCTCCGAGAACAACTGGCAGGCCAGTT
This is a stretch of genomic DNA from Amycolatopsis endophytica. It encodes these proteins:
- a CDS encoding acyl-CoA dehydrogenase family protein — encoded protein: MSADVTGAGLAEFTETARAWLSRHLALRQDGARRSVAVFHDLPFDEERALIARIQEWTRIRFDAGYGALSWPAEHGGAGLTPLHEEAFAEAEREFETPGQHELTSVSTALIAPTVQMFGTPGQKRRLVRPLLRGDELACQLFSEPSAGSDLAGLATRAVRDGDDWVVNGQKVWSSGAQFAGWGELITRTDPDVPKHKGLTAFLLPMDTPGVQVRPLRQMSGGSSFCEVFLDDVRIPDSLRLGEVGGGWGVTLATLGFERGHSGANADLGGGYAQLAEDARRLGRTGDPDVRRMLAEVWAAEKVAAVSAQRDRETRLSGGEPGALSSVRKLAWAHRLKLVSDAAAVVLGPRLVADAGDGTYRWTEHFLGAPGYRIAGGTDEVQRTVIAERLLGLPPEPRADRNVTWKDIPR